The Flavobacterium sp. HJ-32-4 genome contains a region encoding:
- a CDS encoding acyl-CoA thioesterase, whose amino-acid sequence MSPKYASESLTVITDLVLPSETNPLNNLFGGELLSRMDRAASIAARRHSRRITVTASVNHVAFNRTIPLGSVVTIEAKVSRSFSSSMEIYLDVWIEDRESGSRTKANEAIYTFVAVDDTGRPVEVPPIIPETDLEKQRFDGALRRKQLSLVLAGKMKASDATELKALFME is encoded by the coding sequence ATGAGCCCAAAGTACGCCTCTGAATCCCTTACCGTTATCACTGACCTGGTGCTGCCGAGTGAGACGAATCCATTAAACAACCTTTTTGGCGGGGAACTGCTGTCGCGCATGGACCGCGCCGCCAGTATCGCCGCACGCCGTCACTCCCGCCGCATTACCGTTACGGCATCGGTCAACCACGTGGCTTTCAACCGCACCATTCCACTGGGAAGTGTTGTGACGATTGAAGCGAAAGTATCGCGCAGTTTCAGCAGTTCGATGGAAATCTACCTCGATGTCTGGATCGAAGACCGCGAGTCGGGCAGCCGCACCAAGGCGAATGAAGCCATCTATACTTTTGTGGCCGTCGATGACACGGGTCGCCCGGTTGAAGTACCGCCGATCATCCCGGAAACCGACCTCGAAAAACAGCGTTTTGACGGCGCGTTACGTCGTAAGCAGCTTAGTTTGGTGCTGGCCGGTAAAATGAAAGCGTCGGATGCGACGGAGTTGAAGGCGTTGTTTATGGAATAA
- the hemA gene encoding glutamyl-tRNA reductase produces the protein MEHLSATKSTSFYAVGLSFKKADAETRGLFSLDAAGKQRVLEQAQQQGIGALLVTSTCNRTEIYGFAEHPFQLIGLLCGNTNGTVELFQQVGYVFKNHEAIGHMFRVGTGLDSQILGDFEIISQLKAGFNEAKAMGLVNTFLDRLLTSVIQASKRIKNETQISSGATSVSFASVQYILKNVEDVGGKNILLFGTGKIGRNTCENLVKHTKNSHITLINRTRDKAEKLAGKLNLVVRDYAELQTELQKADVLVVATGATNPTVDKAILNLRKPLLILDLSIPKNVHENVMSVEGVTLVHLDHLSQITDETLENRKKHIPAAEAIIEEIKSEFIAWTKARKFAPTIHALKEKLNAIKESELDFQSKKISNFNEEQAKIISDRIIHKITTHFANHLKDEATMVDESIEWIEKVFRIETHRA, from the coding sequence ATGGAACATCTCAGCGCCACAAAATCCACTTCGTTTTACGCCGTTGGCCTCAGTTTTAAAAAAGCAGATGCCGAAACGCGTGGTCTCTTTAGTCTCGACGCCGCCGGGAAACAGCGTGTGCTCGAACAGGCGCAGCAACAGGGTATTGGCGCACTGCTGGTGACCTCTACCTGCAACCGCACCGAAATCTACGGTTTTGCCGAACACCCCTTCCAGTTGATTGGGCTGTTGTGCGGCAACACAAACGGAACGGTCGAACTCTTCCAGCAAGTCGGATACGTATTCAAGAACCACGAAGCCATCGGCCACATGTTTCGTGTAGGCACCGGACTGGATAGCCAGATACTGGGCGATTTCGAGATCATCAGCCAATTGAAGGCGGGTTTCAACGAGGCGAAGGCGATGGGACTTGTCAATACGTTTCTTGACCGCTTGCTGACGTCGGTCATACAGGCCAGCAAACGAATCAAAAACGAAACGCAGATCAGCAGTGGCGCCACCTCCGTGTCGTTCGCTTCCGTTCAATACATACTGAAAAACGTAGAGGATGTAGGAGGGAAGAATATCCTGCTTTTTGGGACGGGAAAAATCGGGCGGAATACCTGTGAGAATCTTGTCAAGCATACCAAAAATTCGCATATCACACTGATCAACCGCACCCGTGACAAAGCGGAAAAACTGGCCGGTAAACTCAACCTCGTGGTGCGCGACTATGCCGAGTTACAGACCGAATTGCAGAAAGCAGACGTTTTGGTCGTCGCCACCGGTGCTACCAATCCGACGGTCGATAAGGCCATCCTCAACCTGCGGAAGCCACTCCTGATCCTGGATCTGTCGATTCCGAAGAACGTACACGAAAACGTGATGTCGGTCGAAGGCGTGACGCTCGTACACCTTGACCACCTTTCCCAGATCACCGACGAGACGCTTGAGAACCGCAAGAAGCACATTCCGGCGGCGGAGGCCATTATCGAGGAAATCAAAAGTGAGTTTATCGCATGGACAAAGGCCCGGAAATTTGCACCGACCATCCATGCGTTGAAAGAGAAACTCAACGCAATCAAAGAGTCGGAGCTCGACTTCCAAAGCAAAAAAATCTCGAACTTCAACGAAGAACAGGCCAAGATCATCAGCGATCGCATCATCCATAAGATTACGACCCATTTCGCCAACCACCTCAAAGACGAAGCGACCATGGTCGACGAAAGCATCGAGTGGATCGAGAAGGTCTTCCGCATCGAAACCCATCGCGCATGA
- a CDS encoding enoyl-CoA hydratase/isomerase family protein: protein MSYQNLLVASADGIATITINRPEKLNALNKATISELHDALEAASTDASVKVIILTGSGEKAFVAGADISEFADFSVSQGAELAAKGQEQLFDFVENLSKPVIAAVNGFALGGGLELAMACHFRVASDNARMGLPEVSLGVIPGYGGTQRLPQLVGKGRAMELIMTAGMIQAAEAKEYGLVNHVVPQAELLSFTASIAQKIQKNSPTAITQAIQAVNANFKDGVNGFQTEIELFGKCFGTGDFKEGTTAFLEKRKPEFKGN from the coding sequence ATGAGCTACCAAAACCTTCTCGTCGCATCCGCCGACGGCATTGCAACCATTACCATCAACCGTCCGGAAAAACTCAACGCGCTGAACAAAGCGACGATTTCCGAACTCCATGACGCCCTCGAAGCGGCCTCAACCGACGCCTCCGTGAAGGTCATCATCCTTACGGGAAGCGGCGAAAAAGCCTTTGTAGCCGGCGCTGATATCTCGGAATTCGCCGATTTCTCCGTCTCACAAGGGGCTGAACTGGCGGCAAAAGGCCAGGAACAGCTGTTTGATTTTGTCGAAAATCTGTCGAAACCGGTCATCGCGGCGGTCAACGGATTTGCGTTAGGCGGTGGACTCGAACTGGCGATGGCCTGCCATTTCCGCGTCGCGTCTGACAATGCCCGCATGGGCCTTCCGGAAGTGTCGCTGGGTGTCATCCCGGGATATGGCGGCACGCAGCGTCTTCCGCAATTGGTCGGGAAAGGCCGTGCGATGGAACTGATTATGACCGCAGGCATGATACAAGCGGCCGAAGCAAAAGAATACGGACTCGTCAATCACGTGGTACCGCAAGCCGAATTGTTGTCGTTTACCGCCTCTATTGCGCAGAAAATACAGAAGAACTCGCCGACAGCCATTACGCAGGCCATACAAGCGGTAAATGCCAATTTCAAAGACGGCGTCAATGGATTCCAAACCGAAATCGAACTGTTCGGAAAATGCTTCGGAACTGGGGATTTCAAGGAAGGTACCACGGCGTTTTTGGAAAAGAGAAAGCCGGAGTTTAAAGGAAACTAA
- a CDS encoding ATP-binding protein has protein sequence MILLTLLASILMASISIIQFRKEAREYHQERLERKENAIKAHINYILSTTTYPLTEANLSLIFKDRVHELADIHSTQIRIYSLKGRLVSTSKGSFSIDSIEPPISEDVLRAISASPDKRYAAPDAVSAEGKKYRSSYSQIKDLKFKPLGILNLPYIEDDGYYDQELKNFLVTLGQVYSVMLVVAFILAYILSSFITKSLKSISAKIMITGLNQKNEKLDAGDSTREISLLVNAYNDMVDKLEESASKLAQGEREQAWREMARQVAHEIKNPLTPMRLTVQSFQRKFDPNDPDIRQKLDDYSRTLINQIDTMSAVASAFSNFASMPAQQNETLNVVENVDLALDIFNEEYVHFQAEEARIIIRMDRTQLIRVITNLVKNAIQAIPDEQEHKSVVVTVKRDGDYVLICVADNGRGIAEEHRERIFEPKFTTKSSGMGLGLGIIHNIIENYKGTITFDTEVGKGTVFTVSLPLAKTL, from the coding sequence ATGATCCTGTTGACGCTATTGGCGTCGATCCTGATGGCGTCGATATCCATCATCCAATTCCGGAAAGAAGCCCGGGAATACCACCAGGAACGCCTTGAGCGGAAAGAAAACGCCATCAAGGCCCACATCAATTACATCCTTTCCACTACCACTTATCCGCTGACCGAGGCCAACCTGTCGCTGATTTTCAAAGACCGGGTGCACGAACTGGCCGACATCCACAGCACCCAAATCCGGATTTACAGCCTGAAAGGACGATTGGTGAGCACCTCAAAAGGGTCGTTTTCGATCGACTCGATAGAACCGCCCATTTCCGAAGACGTGCTGCGCGCCATTTCAGCCTCTCCGGATAAACGCTACGCGGCGCCCGATGCCGTTTCGGCCGAAGGCAAAAAATACCGCTCGTCGTATAGCCAGATCAAAGACCTGAAGTTCAAGCCGCTGGGCATTCTCAACCTTCCGTATATCGAAGACGATGGCTATTACGACCAGGAATTGAAAAACTTCTTGGTGACACTGGGCCAAGTGTATAGCGTGATGCTGGTCGTGGCGTTTATCCTCGCGTATATCCTGTCGAGTTTCATTACGAAATCCCTGAAGTCGATTTCGGCGAAAATCATGATCACCGGACTGAACCAGAAGAACGAAAAACTCGATGCCGGCGACAGCACTAGGGAAATCAGCCTGCTGGTGAATGCCTACAACGACATGGTCGACAAGCTAGAGGAAAGTGCGTCGAAACTGGCGCAGGGCGAACGCGAGCAGGCGTGGCGCGAAATGGCGCGACAGGTGGCGCATGAAATCAAGAATCCGTTGACACCGATGCGACTGACCGTGCAGAGTTTCCAGCGGAAATTCGACCCGAACGATCCAGACATCCGCCAGAAGCTCGACGATTATTCCCGAACGCTCATCAACCAGATCGATACGATGAGCGCCGTCGCTTCGGCCTTCTCAAATTTTGCGTCGATGCCGGCCCAACAGAACGAAACGCTGAATGTGGTCGAAAACGTCGACCTGGCGCTTGATATCTTCAACGAAGAATACGTGCATTTCCAGGCCGAAGAAGCCCGTATCATCATCCGGATGGACCGCACGCAACTCATACGCGTCATTACCAACCTGGTGAAAAACGCCATCCAGGCCATTCCGGATGAACAGGAACACAAGTCGGTCGTGGTGACGGTGAAACGCGACGGCGACTACGTCCTCATCTGCGTAGCCGACAACGGAAGAGGCATAGCCGAAGAACACCGCGAGCGCATCTTCGAACCGAAATTTACGACCAAGAGCAGTGGCATGGGCCTCGGACTGGGCATCATCCACAACATCATCGAAAATTATAAAGGAACCATTACTTTTGACACCGAAGTGGGGAAAGGCACCGTTTTCACGGTCTCGCTCCCGCTTGCCAAAACCTTGTAA
- the dprA gene encoding DNA-processing protein DprA, whose translation MRHSELLALLALQNVEGVGDVIAKKLISHCGSAEEVFRAKSSTLSRIDGVGPSLAAKIRAKPPLNQAEREAAFIEKNAISVLPYYSERYPDRLKHCLDGPLLLFGSGVTTLRNRHVISIVGTRQITPYGIDCCKRLIADLAPLDPVIVSGFAYGVDIVAHQAALEHGLQTIGVLAHGLDRIYPAAHRKYWEKMKVTGGFLTEFRSGNDPERENFVKRNRIVAGISEATIVIESAEKGGSLITANLANDYNRDVFAVPGRITDKYSQGCNLLIKTQRAHALTSAADLIYLLGWDVAASPKPVQKQLFVTLEGDEKTVYDFLAGNGKELLDIIALECGFPIHKTSSLLLGMELKGVVRPLPGKLFEAV comes from the coding sequence ATGCGCCATTCAGAATTACTTGCCCTGCTCGCGTTGCAGAACGTGGAGGGCGTGGGCGATGTCATCGCCAAAAAGCTTATTTCGCATTGTGGAAGCGCCGAAGAGGTGTTCCGTGCCAAATCGTCCACTCTTTCCCGAATTGACGGCGTTGGGCCCTCCCTCGCCGCGAAAATCAGGGCTAAACCCCCACTCAACCAGGCGGAAAGAGAAGCGGCTTTTATCGAAAAAAATGCGATTTCCGTCCTTCCGTACTACTCCGAACGCTATCCCGACCGATTGAAGCACTGTCTCGACGGGCCGCTCCTGCTTTTCGGGTCGGGCGTCACCACCCTTAGGAACCGCCACGTGATCAGTATCGTCGGCACCCGGCAAATTACACCCTATGGCATCGACTGCTGCAAGCGCCTCATTGCCGACCTGGCCCCGTTAGACCCCGTTATCGTGAGTGGTTTCGCGTATGGCGTCGACATAGTGGCCCACCAGGCGGCCCTTGAGCACGGGCTACAAACGATTGGGGTGTTGGCGCACGGCCTCGACCGCATCTATCCCGCCGCACACAGAAAGTACTGGGAGAAAATGAAAGTGACCGGCGGCTTTCTTACCGAGTTCCGCAGCGGCAACGATCCCGAACGGGAGAACTTTGTCAAGCGCAATCGCATTGTAGCGGGTATTTCCGAAGCGACCATCGTCATTGAAAGCGCCGAAAAGGGAGGCTCGCTCATTACGGCCAATCTGGCCAACGATTACAACCGCGACGTATTCGCCGTTCCGGGGCGTATTACCGACAAGTACAGCCAGGGGTGTAACCTCCTGATCAAAACCCAGCGGGCACATGCCCTGACCTCGGCCGCCGACCTCATCTATCTATTGGGATGGGATGTTGCGGCATCCCCAAAACCCGTGCAGAAACAGCTTTTTGTGACGCTGGAAGGCGACGAAAAAACGGTCTATGACTTCCTGGCCGGCAATGGAAAGGAGTTGCTGGATATTATTGCGCTCGAATGCGGATTCCCCATCCACAAAACCTCCTCCCTTTTGTTGGGAATGGAATTGAAAGGCGTGGTGCGTCCGTTGCCTGGGAAGCTCTTCGAAGCGGTTTAG
- the hemC gene encoding hydroxymethylbilane synthase: MSKCIRIGTRDSELALWQAHTVEARLNALGYETEIVAVKSTGDLILDKPLYELGITGIFTKTLDIAMINGQVDIAVHSMKDVPTALPRGIVQAAVLERADVSDILVYKTNLDFLGSEGTIATGSLRRRAQWLHRYPNHGVEDLRGNVNTRLAKLADNDWNGAIFAAAGLERIDKTPPKHIVLDWMLPAPAQGAMVVVAMAEDLFCREAVGKLNDFDTEIATRVEREFLRKLEGGCTAPIGALATIEGNEIRFRGALFSLDGTQKVEIERTAPTTHYAAFGTECAEFILANGGEAVMEQIRRELKEKES, translated from the coding sequence ATGAGCAAATGCATACGCATCGGAACGCGCGACAGTGAATTGGCGTTGTGGCAGGCCCATACGGTGGAAGCCCGCCTGAACGCTCTCGGATACGAAACCGAAATCGTCGCCGTTAAGTCAACGGGCGATCTCATCCTCGATAAGCCCCTTTACGAACTCGGTATCACCGGCATCTTTACCAAAACCCTTGACATAGCGATGATCAACGGCCAGGTCGATATTGCCGTGCATTCGATGAAAGACGTACCTACAGCCCTTCCGCGCGGTATCGTGCAGGCGGCGGTACTGGAACGGGCGGATGTATCCGATATCCTGGTTTACAAAACGAATCTCGATTTCCTTGGCTCAGAGGGAACCATCGCAACCGGAAGCCTGCGCCGTCGGGCCCAATGGTTACACCGCTACCCGAATCACGGCGTGGAAGACCTGAGGGGAAACGTCAATACCCGCCTTGCCAAACTGGCCGATAACGACTGGAACGGGGCGATTTTCGCCGCGGCCGGACTCGAACGTATTGACAAAACACCACCGAAACATATCGTGCTCGACTGGATGCTGCCTGCTCCGGCACAGGGTGCGATGGTCGTCGTTGCCATGGCGGAAGACCTCTTTTGCCGCGAGGCCGTGGGGAAACTCAACGATTTCGACACAGAGATCGCCACCCGGGTAGAGCGCGAGTTCCTTCGCAAACTGGAAGGCGGCTGTACGGCTCCAATTGGGGCGTTGGCCACTATCGAAGGGAACGAAATCCGGTTTCGCGGGGCGTTGTTCTCCCTCGATGGCACGCAGAAAGTCGAGATCGAACGAACCGCCCCGACGACACATTACGCGGCCTTCGGAACCGAATGTGCCGAGTTTATCCTGGCCAATGGAGGCGAGGCGGTGATGGAACAAATACGACGTGAACTCAAAGAAAAGGAGTCATGA
- the hemH gene encoding ferrochelatase, translated as MKGVLLVNLGSPDSPHPKDVKPYLDEFLMDKYVIDVPYLLRAFLVRGIILRKRPENSAEAYEKIWWDEGSPLIVLSNRMHKKVAKQVSVPVGLAMRYGKPSLLTGLQQLADQGVDDVLLFPLYPQYAMASTKTIEVLASELQQKHFPNMKITNFPAFFNRPDYIQNLADSIAEGLQGFEHDHLLFSYHGIPERHIRKTDITKSHCRIDGKCCVTPSPAHQFCYRHQCYETTRLVAEKLGLPEGSYSQTFQSRLAGDKWLDPYTDVEINKMPAKGIRKLAVVTPAFVSDCLETLEEIAMRAKEEYEENGGSEFKAIPCLNDRDDWCATVAKWCNDWAASGVA; from the coding sequence ATGAAAGGCGTCTTACTCGTCAACCTCGGTTCTCCCGATTCCCCACATCCGAAAGATGTCAAACCGTATCTCGATGAATTCCTGATGGATAAATACGTCATCGACGTGCCCTATCTGCTGCGCGCCTTCCTCGTCAGGGGCATCATCCTGCGCAAACGTCCGGAGAACTCGGCCGAGGCCTATGAGAAGATCTGGTGGGACGAAGGGTCGCCGCTAATCGTCCTTTCCAATCGCATGCACAAAAAGGTTGCAAAACAGGTATCAGTGCCGGTGGGACTTGCCATGCGCTACGGGAAGCCGTCGTTGTTGACGGGTCTGCAGCAACTGGCGGATCAGGGCGTTGACGACGTGCTGCTGTTTCCGCTCTATCCGCAATATGCCATGGCTTCGACCAAAACGATCGAGGTATTGGCGTCGGAACTGCAACAGAAGCATTTCCCGAACATGAAAATCACCAACTTCCCAGCGTTCTTCAACCGTCCGGATTATATCCAGAACCTGGCCGACTCAATTGCGGAAGGACTTCAGGGCTTTGAACACGACCACTTACTGTTTTCCTACCATGGCATCCCGGAACGCCACATCCGGAAAACCGATATCACCAAATCGCACTGCCGCATCGACGGGAAATGTTGCGTGACGCCTTCTCCGGCGCATCAATTCTGCTACCGCCACCAATGTTATGAAACGACACGTCTGGTAGCGGAGAAACTGGGCCTTCCGGAAGGATCCTACAGCCAGACCTTCCAATCCCGGTTGGCGGGCGATAAGTGGCTGGATCCTTATACCGATGTCGAAATCAACAAAATGCCCGCAAAAGGCATCCGCAAACTGGCGGTCGTAACACCGGCGTTTGTCTCCGACTGTCTGGAAACGCTCGAGGAAATCGCGATGCGCGCCAAAGAGGAATACGAAGAGAACGGCGGGTCGGAATTCAAGGCCATTCCGTGCCTGAACGACCGTGACGACTGGTGTGCGACCGTAGCGAAATGGTGTAACGACTGGGCGGCATCGGGCGTTGCCTGA
- the trpS gene encoding tryptophan--tRNA ligase: MSKILTGIQSTGTPHLGNLLGAILPAIDLSKNPENESFLFIADLHSATQIKDAETLRTNTYSTAAVWLACGLDPEKVTFYRQSDVPQTAELSWYLSCFFPYQRLTLAHSFKDKADRLSDVNAGLFTYPMLMAADILLYDAEYVPVGKDQLQHIEITRDVASRFNHQMGETFVLPEPSLREATQYVPGTDGGKMSKSANNIINIFLDDKALKKQVMGIVTDSTPLEAPKNPDTCKVFAIYSLLASEAEVAAMRIRYANETQDFGWGHAKTALYELILTKFSAERERYRYYMDNLSELDRVLAAGAQKAGAIADGVLARVRHKLGYL, encoded by the coding sequence ATGTCTAAAATCCTGACCGGTATCCAAAGTACTGGAACACCGCATCTCGGCAACCTGCTCGGCGCCATCCTGCCAGCTATCGACCTTTCCAAAAATCCGGAGAACGAATCCTTCCTGTTTATCGCCGACCTCCACTCTGCGACGCAGATCAAGGACGCCGAAACACTCCGTACCAATACCTATAGTACGGCGGCTGTTTGGCTGGCCTGCGGACTCGATCCCGAAAAGGTCACGTTTTACCGCCAGTCGGATGTGCCACAGACGGCAGAATTGTCGTGGTATTTGAGCTGCTTCTTTCCGTATCAACGCCTCACGTTGGCGCATTCCTTCAAAGACAAAGCGGATCGTTTGAGTGATGTAAACGCCGGACTTTTCACCTACCCGATGCTTATGGCGGCGGATATCCTTTTGTATGATGCCGAATACGTACCCGTAGGGAAAGACCAGTTGCAACACATCGAAATCACCCGTGACGTGGCGTCGCGTTTCAACCACCAGATGGGGGAAACCTTTGTGTTGCCGGAACCTTCGCTTCGGGAAGCCACACAGTATGTGCCAGGCACCGACGGCGGAAAGATGAGTAAGTCCGCTAACAACATCATCAACATCTTCCTCGATGACAAAGCCTTGAAAAAACAGGTAATGGGCATCGTAACCGACAGTACGCCCCTGGAAGCGCCGAAAAACCCGGATACGTGTAAGGTATTTGCGATCTATTCACTGCTCGCCTCTGAGGCGGAAGTGGCTGCCATGCGTATACGCTATGCCAACGAAACCCAGGATTTCGGATGGGGACACGCGAAGACGGCCTTATACGAATTGATCCTGACCAAGTTTTCAGCCGAACGGGAGCGCTATCGTTACTATATGGACAATCTCTCCGAGCTCGACCGCGTTTTAGCTGCAGGCGCCCAAAAGGCGGGCGCTATTGCAGACGGAGTTTTGGCCCGCGTACGTCATAAACTAGGCTACCTCTAA
- a CDS encoding SPOR domain-containing protein: MNTARHIEQLLYRHQCVGIPGFGAFLTETKPARLDEAAHTFFPPAKVLSFNPLLKNNDGLLASHLARAERLSYDDALDRIAQDVAVWRDALIAERRLTLANIGVLSVNAEGNLVFEEAGQVNYFTGAFGLSSFVSPAIRREVLAVVGEDAEEEAPIVLVPQRTESRQWLKYAAIFAIGLGTSGFFGNRYYQGRIAEETEIVQAEVQKEVGNRIQQATFFLEAPLENVVLPVEKTWKPYHIVAGAFREEGNAQRVFEKLTAQGFAAERLEPTRKGLYPVSYGSYATLSEAQAALDTIRKQHGGEAWLLVTKRH; this comes from the coding sequence ATGAATACCGCACGCCACATCGAACAGTTGCTCTACCGTCACCAATGTGTCGGAATACCCGGTTTCGGGGCTTTCCTGACCGAGACGAAGCCCGCCCGGCTGGATGAAGCGGCCCATACGTTTTTTCCGCCAGCGAAAGTACTCTCGTTCAATCCGTTATTGAAGAATAACGATGGATTGTTGGCGAGTCATTTGGCGCGCGCCGAACGACTGTCGTATGACGATGCGCTTGATCGTATCGCCCAGGATGTGGCCGTTTGGAGGGATGCCCTGATCGCAGAGCGTCGGCTGACCTTGGCCAATATCGGTGTACTTTCTGTAAACGCGGAAGGGAATCTCGTATTCGAGGAAGCCGGCCAGGTAAATTATTTCACGGGTGCTTTCGGGTTGTCTTCTTTTGTGTCACCTGCCATCCGTCGCGAGGTTCTTGCGGTCGTAGGGGAGGATGCTGAGGAAGAAGCGCCAATCGTTTTGGTGCCACAGCGCACGGAAAGCCGTCAATGGCTGAAGTACGCGGCTATTTTTGCCATCGGACTCGGAACCTCCGGATTCTTCGGGAACCGCTACTACCAAGGACGTATTGCGGAGGAGACGGAGATCGTACAGGCGGAAGTCCAGAAGGAAGTCGGCAACCGTATCCAACAAGCTACTTTTTTCCTGGAGGCGCCGCTTGAAAATGTGGTGCTGCCCGTTGAAAAAACATGGAAACCGTATCACATCGTGGCCGGTGCTTTCCGTGAAGAAGGCAACGCCCAACGGGTATTCGAAAAACTGACAGCCCAGGGGTTTGCCGCAGAACGGTTAGAGCCTACGCGAAAAGGCTTGTATCCGGTGAGTTACGGCAGTTATGCGACCCTGTCGGAAGCACAGGCGGCACTCGATACCATCCGGAAACAACACGGAGGCGAGGCCTGGCTGCTCGTCACGAAACGACACTGA
- a CDS encoding helix-turn-helix transcriptional regulator has product MGSEETIKIENDFTLFRFQNDGAQPFRVLKEIATGLIQFHFCLKGKAKLVFNEGSYALDLREEKAFLLYNPQKELPMNLELAPNSWVISVVVSIKKFHSLFSAEADVIPFLSAENRDRKYYDESDITPSMSIVLSQLFHYHLHPSIKNLYYKGKGYELLSLYFNRTEDPDAEQCPFLIDEENVLKIRKAKDIVIAHMAEPPGLQELADQVGLTLKKLKMGFKQVYGDSVYSFLFDYKMEYARKLLEDGTHNVNEAGLRIGYSTASHFISAFKKKFGTTPKKYLMSVGS; this is encoded by the coding sequence ATGGGTTCAGAAGAGACTATAAAAATTGAAAATGATTTTACGCTGTTCCGTTTCCAGAATGACGGAGCCCAGCCTTTTCGCGTCCTGAAGGAAATTGCTACCGGCCTCATACAGTTTCATTTTTGTCTGAAAGGAAAGGCGAAATTGGTGTTCAATGAAGGCTCGTACGCGTTAGATTTACGCGAAGAGAAAGCCTTCCTTCTCTACAATCCGCAGAAAGAATTACCGATGAACCTCGAGTTGGCACCGAATTCATGGGTCATTTCCGTGGTGGTGTCGATCAAGAAATTCCACTCGCTTTTTTCGGCCGAAGCCGACGTGATTCCCTTCCTTTCCGCTGAAAACCGCGACCGGAAGTACTATGACGAAAGTGACATCACCCCGTCGATGTCAATCGTATTGAGCCAGTTGTTCCATTACCATCTGCATCCGTCCATCAAAAACCTGTATTACAAAGGGAAGGGATACGAATTGCTGAGCCTCTATTTCAACCGCACCGAAGATCCGGATGCCGAACAGTGTCCGTTTCTTATCGACGAAGAGAACGTCCTGAAAATCCGAAAAGCCAAAGACATCGTAATTGCCCATATGGCAGAACCACCCGGATTGCAGGAACTCGCCGACCAGGTTGGCCTTACACTGAAAAAACTGAAAATGGGTTTTAAGCAGGTGTATGGCGACAGCGTCTACAGTTTTCTCTTTGATTACAAGATGGAATACGCCCGAAAATTACTCGAAGATGGCACCCATAACGTCAACGAAGCCGGCCTGCGCATCGGCTACAGCACCGCAAGCCACTTTATTTCGGCCTTCAAAAAGAAATTCGGCACAACGCCGAAGAAGTACTTGATGTCGGTGGGGAGTTGA
- a CDS encoding CopD family protein: MDYNYIKSLHLIFVITWFAGLFYIVRLFVYQVEAAAMPEPEREILRKQYKIMAYRLWYIITWPSAVLATIFAVTLLFMMPAWLQQGWMHVKLGFVLLLFLYHFQCHRIFKQLQRDDVRHTSNFMRLWNEGATIILFAVVFLAVMKNALDWVFGVVGIILFSVLIMLGFRFYKRIRERNARP; the protein is encoded by the coding sequence ATGGACTATAATTACATCAAATCCCTCCACCTCATCTTTGTGATCACCTGGTTCGCCGGCCTGTTCTATATCGTGCGCCTTTTCGTCTATCAGGTGGAAGCGGCTGCGATGCCGGAGCCCGAGCGGGAAATCCTTCGGAAGCAATACAAAATCATGGCCTATCGGCTATGGTATATCATCACCTGGCCGTCGGCGGTGCTGGCTACGATTTTTGCCGTGACGCTGCTCTTCATGATGCCGGCCTGGTTGCAACAGGGGTGGATGCACGTAAAACTGGGCTTCGTGCTCTTGCTGTTCCTCTACCATTTCCAATGCCACCGTATTTTCAAGCAATTGCAGCGCGATGACGTGCGGCATACCTCGAATTTTATGAGGCTGTGGAATGAAGGCGCTACCATCATCCTGTTTGCCGTCGTCTTCCTGGCCGTGATGAAAAACGCCCTCGATTGGGTATTCGGCGTGGTCGGAATCATCTTGTTCTCCGTACTCATCATGCTCGGATTCCGTTTTTACAAACGCATCCGCGAACGAAACGCCCGCCCATGA